A single Calypte anna isolate BGI_N300 chromosome 5A, bCalAnn1_v1.p, whole genome shotgun sequence DNA region contains:
- the MIA2 gene encoding melanoma inhibitory activity protein 2 isoform X3, whose product MDKEERVESVSDIYSKESHTQEESASKKLVRKNENVRDDTEEPQTQDYLPPKSIPTQLSWIAGWLTTGSETNEEPLKDLTEPLEENTYRGRKIMVTAENDLEEPNEKEKQEHQASAWFQDRLTDFLYFGQEKVDVALASEKSDRQIHVSGIPGHSNNEQDTVATELLTEEQKSESQESKSSWFDLGLSNVLNFGYAEEDQIATEDQQGRETEDEASNNEEIQTLDQKESHMDKESNEEVKAVTHEKDENNYAQEIIDSNSNMPHPGETSASVHSFNDTKSTPNSTESSFDILTGDKDNSIEFCSSEQDLVSESQPLETTEAKKTNQESESKHCQSVLGSRRKLLEETSEKEHEMTAAVDTECDSDQNSKAIAIPSGNSEEKPDSSVVDSPSDDRMPFSGAIQSYVPSNGGWMYQILLCLNVLEIEESIKSVFSALRSIIKKAVASLPEYVRPGPDLYGFPWEIVVCASIVGAFTVLLFLYRSYQSVRSRLYVGREKQLANKISELVEDKCKILEKLSLCKKEFEDLELSLKDDNIMKESTDAYFFEEAHEKLNKSNLELKQEIENLEKELEDEKSKQSENDNLVTEIQKRLESLENEAKSIQSQIDETKSTLKVYQINTERLKTSVQDAVDENCHLQESEKQLLQEAEGWGERFGELNEQTKMFESSKADIEEVLKNKESEVKSLIQYLLKMKDWSSAIREDDDTEDNHWDIDIKCETENGEPLDDQQKRTVKKLIYAAKLNACLKTLEAERDQMYSKLSDETKAKGELTERIENLQSQQASLQSENECFESEVQKLQQKLKVMTELYQENEMKLHRKLTVEERERLQKEEKLSKVDEKINHAAEELNSYRQRAKDLEEELERTIRSYQNQITSHEKKAHDNWLTARAAERHLNDIKKENAHNRQKLTELEFKLDLLEKDPYALDVPVRPFGREHSPYGPSPMGRPSSETRAFLSPPTLLEGPLRLSPMPPGGGGGRGSRGPTAMYEASNERGELSSDRLTDPHRPPSDTGSLSPPWDRDHRIILPPPGEPYSDTVLPPRRQERFFPNPPNTGRLSGPAELRTYNVQSFDKTDGQTSSESSPQTELTGNEMKDHCNLINSLPDQPLAPESEAISSGFAPPPFPPVRPPLMPVDPRAPFMRGGPPFPPPPPAGMYRPRECFPVRDFGIPRPPLPMRNPFPMRPYSYYPPQRPGFLPPPPPPENRIEPPQSNPSAVEQPEPLLET is encoded by the exons ATGGATAAGGAAGAAAGAGTTGAATCAGTTTCTGATATTTACTCCAAGGAATCTCACACTCAGGAGGAGTCTGCAAGCAAAAAGTTGGTTAGAAAAAATGAGAATGTAAGAGATGACACAGAAGAGCCACAAACACAAGACTATCTCCCACCAAAATCCATTCCAACTCAGCTTAGTTGGATTGCAGGATGGTTAACCACAGGAAGTGAAACCAATGAAGAGCCCTTAAAAGATCTTACTGAACctttagaagaaaatacataccgaggcagaaaaataatggtAACTGCTGAAAATGACTTAGAGGAAccaaatgaaaaggaaaaacaagaacacCAAGCATCTGCTTGGTTTCAAGATAGACTGACAGACTTTCTGTATTTCGGTCAAGAAAAAGTGGATGTTGCTTTGGCATCAGAAAAAAGTGATCGACAAATCCATGTTTCTGGTATCCCTGGACATTCTAATAATGAACAGGACACAGTAGCCACAGAGTTACTGACAGAAGAACAGAAGAGTGAGAGCCAGGAATCCAAATCAAGttggtttgatttgggtttAAGTAATGTTCTGAATTTTGGCTATGCTGAGGAAGATCAGATTGCTACAGAAGACCAGCaaggcagagaaacagaggaTGAAGCAAGTAACAATGAAGAAATACAGACTTTAGACCAGAAAGAATCACACATGGACAAAGAATCAAATGAGGAAGTTAAAGCAGTGACacatgaaaaagatgaaaataattatgCACAAGAAATAATAGATTCAAACAGTAATATGCCACATCCTGGGGAAACATCAGCAAGTGTGCACAGTTTTAATGACACCAAAAGCACCCCAAACAGCACAGAATCATCTTTTGATATACTAACAGGTGACAAAGACAACTCAATCGAATTTTGCAGTTCAGAACAAGACTTGGTATCAGAAAGCCAACCACTGGAAACTACTGAAGCTAAAAAGACAAATCAGGAGTCAGAAAGCAAACATTGCCAGTCAG TACTGGGCAGTAGAAGAAAGCTACTGGAAGAAACATCAGAGAAGGAACATGAAATGACTGCAGCTGTTGACACTGAATGCGACAGTGACCAAAATTCAAAAGCAATAGCAATTCCTTCAggaaattctgaagaaaaaccaGACAGTTCTGTAGTTGACTCTCCATCTGATGACAGAATGCCTTTCTCAGGTGCCATCCAGAGCTATGTTCCAAGCAATG GAGGCTGGATGTATCAGATACTTCTGTGCTTGAATGTTCTTGAGATTGAGGAATCgataaaatctgtattttcagcatTGAGAAGTATTATCAAAAAG gctgTAGCTTCACTGCCTGAATATGTAAGACCTGGTCCTGATCTGTATGGTTTCCCATGGGAAATAGTGGTTTGTGCTAGCATTGTTGGAGCCTTTACAGTTCTCTTGTTCCTGTATAGAAGTTACCAATCA gttaGAAGTCGACTTTATGTAG gaagggaaaagcagcttGCCAATAAAATTTCTGAACTAGTTGAAGACAAATGTAAAATTCTTGAAAAACTGAGCCTTTGCAAAAAAGAG tttgaaGATTTAGAATTGTCTCTGAAGGATGATAATATTATGAAAGAGTCAACAGACGCATACTTTTTTGAG GAAGCACATGAAAAACTTAACAAGTCAAACTTGGAACTCAAGCAAGAGATAGAGAACCTAGAAAAAGAACTGGAAGATGAAAAATCTAAGCAATCAGAAAACGATAACTTG gtgACTGAAATTCAGAAGAGATTGGAGTCTTTAGAGAACGAAGCAAAATCTATACAGTCACAAATTGATGAG ACCAAGTCCACCCTAAAGGTATATCAGATTAATACAGAGAGACTGAAGACTTCTGTTCAAGATGCAGTAGATGAAAACTGCCATCTCCAGGAAAGTGAGAAACAG CTTTTACAAGAAGCTGAAGGATGGGGTGAACGATTTGGTGAACTAAATGAACAAACTAAGATGTTTGAATCATCTAAAGCAGATATAGAAgaagtactgaaaaataaagagagtGAAGTAAAG TCACTGATCCAGTACTTGCTGAAGATGAAGGACTGGAGTTCAGCAATAAGAGAAGATGATGACACTGAAGATAATCACTGGGACATAGATATAAAGTGTGAAACAGAGAATGGAGAGCCCTTAG ATGATCAACAAAAACGAACTGTAAAGAAATTGATCTATGCTGCAAAG TTAAATGCTTGCTTAAAAACCctggaagcagaaagagatCAAATGTATTCAAAACTGTCTGATGAAACTAAAGCTAAAGGAGAACTGACAG AACGTATAGAAAACCTTCAAAGTCAACAAGCTTCCTTGCAGTCTGAAAATGAATGTTTTGAAAGTGAAGTTCAAAAGCTTCAGCAGAAACTTAAAGTAATGACTGAGCTTtatcaagaaaatgaaatgaaactaCACAG GAAGCTGACAGTAGAAGAGAGAGAACGCctacagaaggaagaaaagctttctaaagtagatgaaaaaattaatcatgCTGCTGAAGAACTAAACAGCTACAG GCAGCGAGCAAAGGATCTTGAGGAAGAGCTGGAACGAACCATTCGTTCTTACCAGAATCAG ATTACTTCACATGAGAAAAAAGCTCATGATAATTGG CTCACAGCCCGAGCAGCTGAAAGACATCTCAatgatataaaaaaagaaaacgcACATAACAGACAGAA ATTAACTGAATTAGAATTCAAACTTGACCTTTTAGAAAAAGATCCTTATGCTCTTGATGTTCCAGTTAGACCATTTGGCAGAG AGCATTCCCCTTATGGACCCTCACCAATGGGCCGGCCTTCATCAGAAACaagagcttttctttctcctccaacTTTATTGGAGGGTCCTTTAAGGCTTTCACCTATGCCTccaggtggaggaggaggaagag GATCCAGAGGACCAACTGCCATGTATGAAGCTAGTAATGAAAGAGGAGAACTGAGTTCTGATAGATTAACTGATCCCCACAGACCACCATCAGATACTGGATCCCTGTCTCCTCCTTGGGACCGAGACCATAGGATAATTCTGCCTCCACCAG GTGAGCCTTACAGTGACACAGTTCTTCCTCCTCGAAGACAAGAAAGATTTTTCCCTAATCCTCCAAATACTGGAAGACTTTCTGGACCAGCAGAACTACGAACTTACAATGTGCAGTCCTTTGATAAAACAG ATGGACAAACTTCTTCAGAAAGCAGCCCACAAACAGAACTGACTGGAAATGAGATGAAAGATCATTGTAACCTTATT AATTCGCTACCTGATCAGCCACTGGCACCTGAGAGTGAAGCCATCAGTTCAGGATTTGCTCCTCCACCTTTCCCTCCAGTCCGACCTCCGCTGATGCCTGTGGATCCCAGAGCACCTTTCATGAGAGGAGggcctccttttcctccccctccccccgctGGCATGTACAGACCACGTGAATGTTTTCCAGTACGAGACTTTGGGATTCCACGCCCTCCACTGCCAA TGAGAAATCCATTTCCAATGAGACCTTACTCTTACTATCCACCTCAACGACCTGGATTTTtgcctccaccaccaccccctgaGAATAGAATTGAGCCACCTCAGTCAAATCCATCAGCTGTAGAACAACCTGAACCACTGCTGGAGACTTGA
- the MIA2 gene encoding melanoma inhibitory activity protein 2 isoform X5: METAEARGEAVASLPEYVRPGPDLYGFPWEIVVCASIVGAFTVLLFLYRSYQSVRSRLYVGREKQLANKISELVEDKCKILEKLSLCKKEFEDLELSLKDDNIMKESTDAYFFEEAHEKLNKSNLELKQEIENLEKELEDEKSKQSENDNLVTEIQKRLESLENEAKSIQSQIDETKSTLKVYQINTERLKTSVQDAVDENCHLQESEKQLLQEAEGWGERFGELNEQTKMFESSKADIEEVLKNKESEVKSLIQYLLKMKDWSSAIREDDDTEDNHWDIDIKCETENGEPLDDQQKRTVKKLIYAAKLNACLKTLEAERDQMYSKLSDETKAKGELTERIENLQSQQASLQSENECFESEVQKLQQKLKVMTELYQENEMKLHRKLTVEERERLQKEEKLSKVDEKINHAAEELNSYRQRAKDLEEELERTIRSYQNQITSHEKKAHDNWLTARAAERHLNDIKKENAHNRQKLTELEFKLDLLEKDPYALDVPVRPFGREHSPYGPSPMGRPSSETRAFLSPPTLLEGPLRLSPMPPGGGGGRGSRGPTAMYEASNERGELSSDRLTDPHRPPSDTGSLSPPWDRDHRIILPPPGEPYSDTVLPPRRQERFFPNPPNTGRLSGPAELRTYNVQSFDKTDGQTSSESSPQTELTGNEMKDHCNLINSLPDQPLAPESEAISSGFAPPPFPPVRPPLMPVDPRAPFMRGGPPFPPPPPAGMYRPRECFPVRDFGIPRPPLPMRNPFPMRPYSYYPPQRPGFLPPPPPPENRIEPPQSNPSAVEQPEPLLET; encoded by the exons ATGGAGACAGCAGAGGCCCGCGGGGAG gctgTAGCTTCACTGCCTGAATATGTAAGACCTGGTCCTGATCTGTATGGTTTCCCATGGGAAATAGTGGTTTGTGCTAGCATTGTTGGAGCCTTTACAGTTCTCTTGTTCCTGTATAGAAGTTACCAATCA gttaGAAGTCGACTTTATGTAG gaagggaaaagcagcttGCCAATAAAATTTCTGAACTAGTTGAAGACAAATGTAAAATTCTTGAAAAACTGAGCCTTTGCAAAAAAGAG tttgaaGATTTAGAATTGTCTCTGAAGGATGATAATATTATGAAAGAGTCAACAGACGCATACTTTTTTGAG GAAGCACATGAAAAACTTAACAAGTCAAACTTGGAACTCAAGCAAGAGATAGAGAACCTAGAAAAAGAACTGGAAGATGAAAAATCTAAGCAATCAGAAAACGATAACTTG gtgACTGAAATTCAGAAGAGATTGGAGTCTTTAGAGAACGAAGCAAAATCTATACAGTCACAAATTGATGAG ACCAAGTCCACCCTAAAGGTATATCAGATTAATACAGAGAGACTGAAGACTTCTGTTCAAGATGCAGTAGATGAAAACTGCCATCTCCAGGAAAGTGAGAAACAG CTTTTACAAGAAGCTGAAGGATGGGGTGAACGATTTGGTGAACTAAATGAACAAACTAAGATGTTTGAATCATCTAAAGCAGATATAGAAgaagtactgaaaaataaagagagtGAAGTAAAG TCACTGATCCAGTACTTGCTGAAGATGAAGGACTGGAGTTCAGCAATAAGAGAAGATGATGACACTGAAGATAATCACTGGGACATAGATATAAAGTGTGAAACAGAGAATGGAGAGCCCTTAG ATGATCAACAAAAACGAACTGTAAAGAAATTGATCTATGCTGCAAAG TTAAATGCTTGCTTAAAAACCctggaagcagaaagagatCAAATGTATTCAAAACTGTCTGATGAAACTAAAGCTAAAGGAGAACTGACAG AACGTATAGAAAACCTTCAAAGTCAACAAGCTTCCTTGCAGTCTGAAAATGAATGTTTTGAAAGTGAAGTTCAAAAGCTTCAGCAGAAACTTAAAGTAATGACTGAGCTTtatcaagaaaatgaaatgaaactaCACAG GAAGCTGACAGTAGAAGAGAGAGAACGCctacagaaggaagaaaagctttctaaagtagatgaaaaaattaatcatgCTGCTGAAGAACTAAACAGCTACAG GCAGCGAGCAAAGGATCTTGAGGAAGAGCTGGAACGAACCATTCGTTCTTACCAGAATCAG ATTACTTCACATGAGAAAAAAGCTCATGATAATTGG CTCACAGCCCGAGCAGCTGAAAGACATCTCAatgatataaaaaaagaaaacgcACATAACAGACAGAA ATTAACTGAATTAGAATTCAAACTTGACCTTTTAGAAAAAGATCCTTATGCTCTTGATGTTCCAGTTAGACCATTTGGCAGAG AGCATTCCCCTTATGGACCCTCACCAATGGGCCGGCCTTCATCAGAAACaagagcttttctttctcctccaacTTTATTGGAGGGTCCTTTAAGGCTTTCACCTATGCCTccaggtggaggaggaggaagag GATCCAGAGGACCAACTGCCATGTATGAAGCTAGTAATGAAAGAGGAGAACTGAGTTCTGATAGATTAACTGATCCCCACAGACCACCATCAGATACTGGATCCCTGTCTCCTCCTTGGGACCGAGACCATAGGATAATTCTGCCTCCACCAG GTGAGCCTTACAGTGACACAGTTCTTCCTCCTCGAAGACAAGAAAGATTTTTCCCTAATCCTCCAAATACTGGAAGACTTTCTGGACCAGCAGAACTACGAACTTACAATGTGCAGTCCTTTGATAAAACAG ATGGACAAACTTCTTCAGAAAGCAGCCCACAAACAGAACTGACTGGAAATGAGATGAAAGATCATTGTAACCTTATT AATTCGCTACCTGATCAGCCACTGGCACCTGAGAGTGAAGCCATCAGTTCAGGATTTGCTCCTCCACCTTTCCCTCCAGTCCGACCTCCGCTGATGCCTGTGGATCCCAGAGCACCTTTCATGAGAGGAGggcctccttttcctccccctccccccgctGGCATGTACAGACCACGTGAATGTTTTCCAGTACGAGACTTTGGGATTCCACGCCCTCCACTGCCAA TGAGAAATCCATTTCCAATGAGACCTTACTCTTACTATCCACCTCAACGACCTGGATTTTtgcctccaccaccaccccctgaGAATAGAATTGAGCCACCTCAGTCAAATCCATCAGCTGTAGAACAACCTGAACCACTGCTGGAGACTTGA
- the MIA2 gene encoding melanoma inhibitory activity protein 2 isoform X4 → MAAGGRGNAVDVATASLWLGLRESAERYCGVVLEGARRAVASLPEYVRPGPDLYGFPWEIVVCASIVGAFTVLLFLYRSYQSVRSRLYVGREKQLANKISELVEDKCKILEKLSLCKKEFEDLELSLKDDNIMKESTDAYFFEEAHEKLNKSNLELKQEIENLEKELEDEKSKQSENDNLVTEIQKRLESLENEAKSIQSQIDETKSTLKVYQINTERLKTSVQDAVDENCHLQESEKQLLQEAEGWGERFGELNEQTKMFESSKADIEEVLKNKESEVKSLIQYLLKMKDWSSAIREDDDTEDNHWDIDIKCETENGEPLDDQQKRTVKKLIYAAKLNACLKTLEAERDQMYSKLSDETKAKGELTERIENLQSQQASLQSENECFESEVQKLQQKLKVMTELYQENEMKLHRKLTVEERERLQKEEKLSKVDEKINHAAEELNSYRQRAKDLEEELERTIRSYQNQITSHEKKAHDNWLTARAAERHLNDIKKENAHNRQKLTELEFKLDLLEKDPYALDVPVRPFGREHSPYGPSPMGRPSSETRAFLSPPTLLEGPLRLSPMPPGGGGGRGSRGPTAMYEASNERGELSSDRLTDPHRPPSDTGSLSPPWDRDHRIILPPPGEPYSDTVLPPRRQERFFPNPPNTGRLSGPAELRTYNVQSFDKTDGQTSSESSPQTELTGNEMKDHCNLINSLPDQPLAPESEAISSGFAPPPFPPVRPPLMPVDPRAPFMRGGPPFPPPPPAGMYRPRECFPVRDFGIPRPPLPMRNPFPMRPYSYYPPQRPGFLPPPPPPENRIEPPQSNPSAVEQPEPLLET, encoded by the exons ATGGCTGCCGGCGGCCGCGGGAATGCTGTGGACGTCGCTACCGCCAGCTTGTGGCTGGGCCTGCGGGAGAGCGCGGAGCGCTACTGTGGGGTGGTCTTGGAAGGGGCGCGCAGG gctgTAGCTTCACTGCCTGAATATGTAAGACCTGGTCCTGATCTGTATGGTTTCCCATGGGAAATAGTGGTTTGTGCTAGCATTGTTGGAGCCTTTACAGTTCTCTTGTTCCTGTATAGAAGTTACCAATCA gttaGAAGTCGACTTTATGTAG gaagggaaaagcagcttGCCAATAAAATTTCTGAACTAGTTGAAGACAAATGTAAAATTCTTGAAAAACTGAGCCTTTGCAAAAAAGAG tttgaaGATTTAGAATTGTCTCTGAAGGATGATAATATTATGAAAGAGTCAACAGACGCATACTTTTTTGAG GAAGCACATGAAAAACTTAACAAGTCAAACTTGGAACTCAAGCAAGAGATAGAGAACCTAGAAAAAGAACTGGAAGATGAAAAATCTAAGCAATCAGAAAACGATAACTTG gtgACTGAAATTCAGAAGAGATTGGAGTCTTTAGAGAACGAAGCAAAATCTATACAGTCACAAATTGATGAG ACCAAGTCCACCCTAAAGGTATATCAGATTAATACAGAGAGACTGAAGACTTCTGTTCAAGATGCAGTAGATGAAAACTGCCATCTCCAGGAAAGTGAGAAACAG CTTTTACAAGAAGCTGAAGGATGGGGTGAACGATTTGGTGAACTAAATGAACAAACTAAGATGTTTGAATCATCTAAAGCAGATATAGAAgaagtactgaaaaataaagagagtGAAGTAAAG TCACTGATCCAGTACTTGCTGAAGATGAAGGACTGGAGTTCAGCAATAAGAGAAGATGATGACACTGAAGATAATCACTGGGACATAGATATAAAGTGTGAAACAGAGAATGGAGAGCCCTTAG ATGATCAACAAAAACGAACTGTAAAGAAATTGATCTATGCTGCAAAG TTAAATGCTTGCTTAAAAACCctggaagcagaaagagatCAAATGTATTCAAAACTGTCTGATGAAACTAAAGCTAAAGGAGAACTGACAG AACGTATAGAAAACCTTCAAAGTCAACAAGCTTCCTTGCAGTCTGAAAATGAATGTTTTGAAAGTGAAGTTCAAAAGCTTCAGCAGAAACTTAAAGTAATGACTGAGCTTtatcaagaaaatgaaatgaaactaCACAG GAAGCTGACAGTAGAAGAGAGAGAACGCctacagaaggaagaaaagctttctaaagtagatgaaaaaattaatcatgCTGCTGAAGAACTAAACAGCTACAG GCAGCGAGCAAAGGATCTTGAGGAAGAGCTGGAACGAACCATTCGTTCTTACCAGAATCAG ATTACTTCACATGAGAAAAAAGCTCATGATAATTGG CTCACAGCCCGAGCAGCTGAAAGACATCTCAatgatataaaaaaagaaaacgcACATAACAGACAGAA ATTAACTGAATTAGAATTCAAACTTGACCTTTTAGAAAAAGATCCTTATGCTCTTGATGTTCCAGTTAGACCATTTGGCAGAG AGCATTCCCCTTATGGACCCTCACCAATGGGCCGGCCTTCATCAGAAACaagagcttttctttctcctccaacTTTATTGGAGGGTCCTTTAAGGCTTTCACCTATGCCTccaggtggaggaggaggaagag GATCCAGAGGACCAACTGCCATGTATGAAGCTAGTAATGAAAGAGGAGAACTGAGTTCTGATAGATTAACTGATCCCCACAGACCACCATCAGATACTGGATCCCTGTCTCCTCCTTGGGACCGAGACCATAGGATAATTCTGCCTCCACCAG GTGAGCCTTACAGTGACACAGTTCTTCCTCCTCGAAGACAAGAAAGATTTTTCCCTAATCCTCCAAATACTGGAAGACTTTCTGGACCAGCAGAACTACGAACTTACAATGTGCAGTCCTTTGATAAAACAG ATGGACAAACTTCTTCAGAAAGCAGCCCACAAACAGAACTGACTGGAAATGAGATGAAAGATCATTGTAACCTTATT AATTCGCTACCTGATCAGCCACTGGCACCTGAGAGTGAAGCCATCAGTTCAGGATTTGCTCCTCCACCTTTCCCTCCAGTCCGACCTCCGCTGATGCCTGTGGATCCCAGAGCACCTTTCATGAGAGGAGggcctccttttcctccccctccccccgctGGCATGTACAGACCACGTGAATGTTTTCCAGTACGAGACTTTGGGATTCCACGCCCTCCACTGCCAA TGAGAAATCCATTTCCAATGAGACCTTACTCTTACTATCCACCTCAACGACCTGGATTTTtgcctccaccaccaccccctgaGAATAGAATTGAGCCACCTCAGTCAAATCCATCAGCTGTAGAACAACCTGAACCACTGCTGGAGACTTGA